The stretch of DNA CAGTTTGAGTAGCATTTTTATGACTCATAATGAATACTAAGTGAAATTAAAATTTTATTGTTATTTTATACATTCAAGTCCGAGTTGTGGAAAGGTTTTGTAACAGGGGAGAAGTTTAGGGAAAACTGAGTTGTTTAATTAAGAATGATTTTAAATTACGTTTTCAAATATAAACTTACACCTGTTTTAATCAAAAAATGATAAACTTATACAAAAATGTATCTATTAAGGTTTACGATAAGCCTATAAATATATTCAATAATATAGTATAAAGCCGTGTGATGCAATATTTTGTTTGAAAATATCAAAAATAAAAGGTTTTATTTAGGGTAAAGTATTGATAGTGAAGATGTTATTTTTTGATCACCTTGCCTATACCAGTGCCCCCTACCTGAATATTTTCAGGTTCATTGTAATAAAATACATTTCCCTGGTTTTGTGGGTTAAAAGTTACATTCAGCGATTTTACCGGAAATACATGCATATTATTAATATTTTCGTGCAGTACATCTAGTTTTTCCACGCGAAGTTTTTCTGCAAATATTTCTCCCATCCCATTGGTATGTAAAAACGCAGTACTAGAACTTCCTTCAAGATGGATATAAGACGTACTTGAGGTAAACAGGTTGATCCTATTTGCCTGAATTTTTAAGTCAATATCACCTGAGTTTTTACAAAGAATATTTAAGTCGTTTACTTCAAGTGTTTCTGTAGTATGTAGCTTACTAAAACCAAAATGTTCGATATTTTGGACAAACTTAGCGCCTATGCTCATTTTTACAGGAGTATTATAGCTTCTTGACCAGTCACAGGTATTTTCATTGGTTACTTTCAGAATACTGCCCTTTACTTCTGTTTTGACAGATGAAATAAGGTTTTT from Microscilla marina ATCC 23134 encodes:
- a CDS encoding GIN domain-containing protein: MKKIFLYTLSLFVLLINHACNPAECLKRTGEIVKEERTVSDFTSILISDNIEVILRNDTIRTITVEAGKNLISSVKTEVKGSILKVTNENTCDWSRSYNTPVKMSIGAKFVQNIEHFGFSKLHTTETLEVNDLNILCKNSGDIDLKIQANRINLFTSSTSYIHLEGSSSTAFLHTNGMGEIFAEKLRVEKLDVLHENINNMHVFPVKSLNVTFNPQNQGNVFYYNEPENIQVGGTGIGKVIKK